One Lacticaseibacillus rhamnosus genomic window carries:
- the hisS gene encoding histidine--tRNA ligase has translation MNYQRPKGTADILPGQSERWQQVEAVARKIFAQYQYREIRTPIFENVDVFSRSAGDTSDIVTKEMYTFEDKGDRMMALRPEGTAGVVRAYVENKLYGPEYAKPYKVYYMGPMFRYERPQSGRQRQFHQIGVEAFGSDSPVLDAETLALAKQLLEALGAKHLKFVINSLGDPATRKAFHAALVDYLTPFKDELSEDSKVRLVKNPLRILDSKDKHDQEIVADAPSILDYLTPEAQQHFDRVKSLLTGLGIEFEVDATMVRGLDYYNHTIFEVMSDDKVFGGGYTTILAGGRYNGLVEELGGPETPGIGFAMGVERLMLLMQGDQQPVQPDAYIVTIDQGADQEALQMLTALRQQGFTGEMDYMGRKAKGQFKAANKANAKLVLTIGESEREAGTVQVKNMATGQQKAFPQADVLADFSKIYTQVTEAK, from the coding sequence ATGAATTATCAACGTCCAAAAGGCACAGCCGATATTTTACCTGGCCAAAGTGAACGTTGGCAGCAGGTTGAAGCTGTTGCCCGCAAAATTTTTGCCCAATACCAGTACCGCGAAATCCGCACCCCGATTTTTGAAAATGTTGATGTTTTTTCGCGCAGTGCCGGCGATACCAGTGATATTGTGACCAAAGAAATGTACACCTTCGAAGACAAAGGCGATCGCATGATGGCATTGCGTCCAGAAGGCACTGCCGGCGTGGTTCGCGCCTATGTTGAAAACAAATTATACGGACCTGAATACGCGAAGCCATACAAGGTTTACTACATGGGTCCGATGTTTCGCTATGAACGTCCGCAAAGTGGCCGCCAACGCCAATTCCACCAAATCGGCGTCGAAGCTTTTGGGAGTGATTCGCCGGTTTTAGATGCAGAAACACTAGCGTTAGCAAAACAGTTGCTAGAAGCGTTAGGCGCCAAACACCTTAAGTTCGTGATTAATTCTTTGGGCGATCCGGCAACGCGCAAGGCTTTTCATGCGGCATTGGTCGACTATCTGACGCCGTTTAAAGATGAACTTTCAGAAGATTCCAAAGTTCGGCTGGTTAAAAATCCGCTTCGTATTCTTGATAGCAAAGACAAACATGACCAGGAAATAGTAGCGGATGCGCCGTCGATTCTTGATTATTTGACTCCGGAAGCGCAACAGCATTTTGATCGGGTTAAAAGTCTGCTCACAGGTTTAGGCATTGAATTTGAAGTGGATGCGACAATGGTTCGCGGCTTGGATTATTACAATCACACCATTTTTGAAGTGATGTCGGATGATAAGGTCTTTGGCGGCGGGTATACCACGATCTTGGCAGGCGGACGGTATAACGGCTTGGTTGAGGAACTTGGCGGGCCGGAAACCCCCGGGATCGGATTTGCCATGGGGGTTGAGCGCTTGATGTTACTCATGCAAGGTGACCAGCAGCCGGTACAGCCGGATGCCTACATCGTCACCATCGACCAAGGTGCGGATCAGGAAGCTTTACAGATGTTAACCGCGCTTCGGCAACAAGGCTTTACAGGTGAGATGGATTACATGGGCCGTAAAGCCAAGGGACAGTTCAAAGCTGCCAACAAAGCCAACGCGAAATTAGTGTTGACGATCGGGGAAAGCGAACGAGAAGCGGGAACCGTGCAAGTTAAAAATATGGCGACCGGCCAGCAGAAGGCCTTTCCTCAAGCCGATGTATTGGCAGACTTTAGTAAAATTTATACACAAGTAACGGAGGCAAAATAA
- a CDS encoding ABC transporter permease, which translates to MMHMILTDYRQRSRQFSFRLLAVFALFSAVLLAPRQTGSFRVLVLDPHYFAQANNPTWAPVGVVAVLTFFFPFIGLVLARQGMSQDRESGILSAFLTGPFKKIRYVAGEFLTNCLLLLTILVFVMMGTLAMMVIQYPGQGLHISQFIATFAILIPGVGLISALAVISETIPGLRGRFGTSILIMLLFIGYAMMIEAKWYAQVVDFSGIVLLQALFKQSALESGHRLTSMMILGGNDHLSRAGTHDLVFQTLTLTSTQWLCIGGSVLLSLMLVGLAGLFLERRPLTRRMTHQHSAMRITLPEAAANEADFNAVSIQHFSWPALWRQAMKQLLASRSVGWWLILAGLWGANWIAPTSSLRSTLLPITYLWALLFFSQLGWPEQRNGLANWLTTINFAKKRHLNVTLLVAVGFSILLALPTCIRLGVTAWPLLSWALMLPVVAMLLGFVTKTGQWTQLIVTVLLFFVVAGLSGILPVATTATGILTGVGYLMIGAASLVGLELAV; encoded by the coding sequence ATGATGCATATGATCTTAACCGACTATCGGCAACGTTCGCGCCAATTTTCTTTTCGGCTATTGGCAGTTTTTGCGTTGTTTTCAGCAGTGTTGCTTGCACCCCGGCAAACCGGGAGTTTTCGGGTTTTGGTTTTGGATCCGCATTACTTTGCTCAGGCGAATAACCCGACGTGGGCACCGGTCGGAGTTGTTGCGGTCTTGACGTTTTTCTTTCCCTTCATTGGCTTGGTACTGGCACGGCAAGGCATGAGTCAGGATCGGGAAAGCGGCATTTTGTCGGCTTTTTTAACCGGACCGTTTAAAAAAATCCGGTATGTCGCCGGAGAGTTTCTGACAAATTGCCTTTTGCTGCTAACGATCTTGGTTTTCGTGATGATGGGCACATTAGCTATGATGGTCATTCAATACCCTGGTCAAGGCCTTCACATAAGTCAATTTATCGCGACTTTTGCCATACTCATTCCCGGTGTAGGGTTGATCAGTGCCTTGGCTGTGATCAGTGAAACGATTCCCGGTTTACGCGGTCGGTTCGGTACAAGCATTTTGATTATGCTACTCTTCATCGGTTATGCCATGATGATTGAGGCAAAATGGTATGCACAAGTAGTCGACTTTTCCGGCATCGTTTTGTTACAAGCATTATTCAAGCAATCGGCACTTGAATCGGGCCACCGTTTGACGAGCATGATGATTTTAGGGGGCAATGACCATCTGAGTCGTGCCGGCACCCATGATTTAGTCTTTCAGACATTGACGCTAACCTCAACGCAATGGTTATGTATCGGTGGTTCAGTCCTATTAAGTTTAATGCTGGTTGGTTTGGCTGGCTTATTCTTGGAGCGGCGGCCTTTAACACGGAGAATGACACATCAACATTCTGCGATGCGGATTACTTTGCCTGAGGCGGCTGCTAATGAAGCGGATTTTAATGCGGTTTCGATTCAGCACTTCAGTTGGCCGGCTTTATGGCGTCAAGCAATGAAACAACTGCTGGCATCTCGTTCAGTCGGTTGGTGGTTGATTCTTGCTGGCTTATGGGGCGCCAACTGGATCGCACCGACTTCAAGTCTTCGGAGTACGCTTTTACCAATCACGTATTTATGGGCCTTATTATTTTTCAGCCAATTAGGATGGCCGGAACAGCGAAACGGTTTAGCTAACTGGTTGACGACCATCAATTTTGCCAAAAAGCGACATTTAAACGTGACATTGCTGGTAGCGGTCGGCTTTTCAATTCTGTTAGCGTTGCCGACCTGTATACGGCTTGGGGTCACGGCCTGGCCGTTGTTGAGTTGGGCGTTGATGTTACCCGTTGTGGCGATGTTGCTTGGGTTTGTTACCAAGACCGGACAGTGGACGCAATTGATCGTAACCGTGCTGTTGTTCTTTGTCGTCGCGGGTCTCAGCGGTATTTTACCAGTCGCAACCACAGCAACCGGTATTCTGACCGGTGTCGGCTATCTGATGATTGGCGCTGCAAGTTTGGTTGGGTTAGAGTTAGCTGTTTAG
- a CDS encoding ATP-binding cassette domain-containing protein, which yields MRLYIENIHKHFGKKPVLNGMTATLESGGVIGLMGPNGAGKSTLLKVLTTQLKPDAGSIQLDHVDVVTHPGKLRQVLGYLPQQVPYQPNVTALDYLRYIAALKGIKPQDADQQITNLFVTLHLDPKNPTRLRDYSGGMRQRVGLTASLLGDPQIIMVDEPTVGLDPVERIAVRNLLSTLAQNRIVLIATHIIQDVEAIASRLLIVKDGQFQFQGTPADFLQKAAGHVWEYVLPRGAALPSSPNISNMQEQADGIHVRQIAKTAPVSGAQNVTPSLEDATLANFEAKAVTDA from the coding sequence ATGAGATTATACATAGAAAACATCCATAAGCATTTCGGGAAAAAGCCAGTTTTAAATGGCATGACGGCAACGCTTGAGTCAGGTGGTGTTATCGGACTCATGGGCCCAAACGGAGCGGGAAAATCAACGTTGCTTAAAGTATTGACCACTCAGCTAAAACCCGATGCAGGTTCCATCCAACTTGATCATGTTGATGTGGTCACCCATCCCGGAAAATTACGCCAGGTATTGGGCTATTTGCCTCAGCAAGTCCCTTACCAACCAAATGTGACCGCGTTGGATTACCTACGTTACATTGCGGCTTTAAAAGGCATTAAGCCCCAAGACGCTGATCAGCAGATAACAAATCTGTTTGTAACTCTGCATCTGGATCCTAAAAATCCGACACGGCTGCGGGATTATTCCGGTGGTATGCGGCAACGAGTGGGATTGACCGCCAGTTTGCTAGGTGATCCCCAAATTATCATGGTTGATGAACCCACCGTGGGCTTAGATCCGGTCGAGCGGATTGCAGTACGTAACCTGTTAAGCACATTGGCCCAAAATCGCATCGTCCTGATCGCAACCCACATCATTCAAGATGTCGAGGCCATTGCAAGTCGCCTGCTCATCGTCAAAGACGGCCAGTTTCAATTTCAGGGAACGCCGGCAGATTTTCTCCAAAAAGCAGCCGGACACGTTTGGGAGTATGTTCTTCCGCGTGGTGCTGCGTTGCCGAGTAGTCCTAATATCAGCAACATGCAAGAGCAAGCTGACGGCATTCATGTGCGGCAGATAGCTAAAACGGCGCCAGTCAGCGGTGCTCAAAATGTCACGCCAAGTTTGGAAGACGCTACCTTAGCCAACTTTGAAGCTAAGGCGGTGACCGATGCATGA
- a CDS encoding HIT family protein, with protein sequence MWQDDRIQAALDGQNSMVMAELPGGFAVFGDVQFLPGYSVLLPKREVGSLNELSKREQSLFLQSMATLGDAILTACEPLRVNYDILGNTDHFLHAHVFPRYQSEVPERLAKPVWLYDPSYWRDPQYQYEPSQHDAIRQRITAALKTTN encoded by the coding sequence TTGTGGCAAGATGATCGCATTCAAGCAGCCTTGGATGGCCAAAATTCAATGGTCATGGCCGAACTTCCCGGTGGCTTTGCAGTTTTTGGCGATGTCCAGTTTCTACCGGGCTACAGCGTATTACTGCCAAAACGCGAAGTCGGCAGTTTAAATGAGCTGTCTAAAAGAGAACAAAGTCTATTTTTGCAAAGCATGGCAACTTTAGGCGATGCCATTTTGACGGCGTGTGAACCATTACGCGTCAATTACGACATTCTGGGCAATACGGATCATTTTTTACATGCCCATGTCTTCCCGCGCTACCAGTCGGAGGTGCCGGAACGTTTGGCCAAGCCAGTATGGTTGTATGACCCGAGTTATTGGCGTGATCCTCAGTACCAATATGAGCCCAGCCAGCATGATGCGATCCGTCAGCGCATTACCGCCGCTTTGAAAACTACGAATTAA
- a CDS encoding N-acetylmuramoyl-L-alanine amidase translates to MKHIGQLKKWPLVILLALLFGVGAATTSVMANTQYMTVKAESVNVRLGPGLAYGIMGQVKSGNELTIIGSKNSWYQVRLAGNKIGWVASWLVDQSEAATTSAKVATVNQPVNVREYASQDAKQLGTLNAGDSVKVVYQEGDWTQIAYNNTAAWITSSSVQLTGQTTNLAQPAQANLTQAKSGAALKVTTNTMTNLRNAAGINAPSVEKLDKGTELTVTKQQDDWYQVTAPDGKSGYVASWTVTAPNNGQTQKAATKLSEATIVLDPGHGGTDTGAPANNNHDYEKTYTLKTAELVANALRAAGANVIMTRTTDTFVDLAPRPTTANNAHADAFISFHFDSSPSKNSASGFTTYYYSSKKDLALAKAVNNAFDDLPLENRGVAFGNYEVLRDNKQPAILNEMGYINNDKDFKYIKNPTYQSKIATDIVNGLNAYFKAGHHQ, encoded by the coding sequence ATGAAACATATCGGACAACTTAAGAAATGGCCGCTGGTGATCTTATTGGCGCTATTGTTTGGCGTTGGTGCCGCAACAACCAGTGTGATGGCCAACACCCAATACATGACAGTCAAAGCCGAGAGCGTCAATGTACGGCTAGGTCCCGGCTTGGCATATGGCATCATGGGTCAGGTAAAATCCGGCAATGAATTGACCATTATCGGTTCCAAAAATTCCTGGTATCAAGTGCGCCTTGCCGGCAATAAAATCGGTTGGGTTGCTTCATGGTTAGTCGATCAAAGCGAAGCCGCAACCACGAGTGCGAAAGTTGCCACGGTGAATCAACCGGTTAACGTTCGCGAATATGCCAGCCAGGATGCCAAGCAGTTAGGAACGCTTAATGCCGGCGATAGTGTCAAAGTTGTGTATCAAGAAGGCGATTGGACCCAGATTGCCTATAACAATACGGCGGCATGGATCACTAGCAGCAGTGTCCAGCTCACTGGTCAGACAACTAATCTGGCACAACCTGCCCAAGCCAATCTGACGCAAGCCAAAAGCGGGGCCGCATTGAAAGTCACCACCAATACCATGACTAACCTGCGCAATGCGGCGGGTATCAATGCCCCATCCGTCGAGAAACTCGATAAAGGCACTGAACTGACCGTTACCAAACAACAAGACGATTGGTATCAAGTCACTGCCCCTGATGGCAAATCGGGTTATGTTGCCAGCTGGACCGTCACCGCCCCGAATAATGGTCAAACCCAAAAAGCGGCAACGAAACTATCCGAAGCCACGATTGTTCTGGATCCCGGACATGGTGGTACAGACACGGGTGCGCCAGCTAACAATAATCATGATTACGAAAAAACCTATACCTTGAAAACGGCCGAACTCGTTGCCAATGCTTTGCGGGCTGCTGGTGCTAACGTTATCATGACGCGAACGACTGACACCTTTGTCGACCTCGCGCCACGTCCGACAACTGCTAACAACGCCCATGCCGATGCATTTATCTCCTTCCATTTTGACTCCAGCCCGTCCAAAAACTCTGCCTCCGGGTTCACCACCTATTACTACAGCAGCAAAAAGGATCTCGCCTTGGCTAAGGCAGTTAACAACGCTTTTGATGACTTACCACTAGAAAATCGTGGGGTTGCATTTGGTAACTATGAAGTTCTACGCGATAATAAACAGCCGGCCATCCTGAATGAAATGGGTTATATCAATAACGACAAAGACTTTAAGTATATTAAAAACCCAACGTATCAATCTAAAATTGCGACCGATATTGTTAACGGTTTAAATGCTTACTTTAAAGCCGGTCATCATCAATAA
- a CDS encoding HAD hydrolase-like protein, protein MLVNAIWDFDGTLYDSYPGMMKALAALVTANGGQIKPKTLYRQVKETSIKQFLTGFGQQVGRSVVDLEADYHQRARAYLQDIHPYPEALAVLKAIKAQGGHNLLLTHRDRSAWEILAHDQADTLFLGGVDADLKLPRKPAPDAIQYLLRRFQLNPAVTAMIGDRSLDVDAGINADVKTIYFNVDGLNAAPQADYQVDHLIEIPPLFRK, encoded by the coding sequence ATGTTAGTTAACGCAATTTGGGATTTTGACGGCACTTTGTATGATTCTTATCCCGGGATGATGAAGGCGTTAGCGGCGTTGGTAACGGCTAATGGCGGTCAGATTAAACCAAAGACGCTCTATCGCCAGGTGAAAGAAACATCAATCAAACAATTTTTAACCGGCTTTGGGCAACAGGTAGGCCGATCCGTTGTTGATTTAGAGGCGGATTATCATCAGCGGGCGCGGGCGTATCTTCAGGATATTCATCCATATCCTGAAGCGCTGGCCGTATTGAAAGCCATCAAAGCCCAAGGTGGACACAATCTGCTTTTAACGCATCGTGATCGTAGTGCCTGGGAAATTTTGGCTCACGATCAAGCTGACACCTTATTTCTTGGCGGGGTGGATGCCGATTTGAAGTTACCGCGTAAGCCAGCACCTGATGCGATTCAATATTTACTTCGACGCTTCCAACTCAATCCCGCGGTAACGGCGATGATAGGTGATCGCTCGCTTGATGTGGATGCCGGTATCAACGCTGATGTTAAAACGATCTACTTTAATGTGGACGGCCTCAATGCAGCACCACAGGCAGATTATCAAGTCGATCATTTAATTGAAATTCCGCCGTTGTTCCGCAAGTAA
- the dtd gene encoding D-aminoacyl-tRNA deacylase translates to MRAVVQRSLAAKVTIAGQTVGAIDHGFVVLLGVGPEDTSADSDYLAEKISKLRVFSDDAGKMNLALADVGGQVLSISQFTLYADTRHGNRPSFTGAAKPALGEQLYDTFNAKLRDLGVTVATGEFGGDMQVSLTNDGPVTILFDTEAK, encoded by the coding sequence ATGCGCGCAGTGGTACAACGCAGCCTTGCAGCTAAAGTTACGATTGCCGGTCAGACAGTCGGTGCCATTGATCATGGATTTGTGGTTTTACTTGGTGTCGGGCCTGAAGACACATCAGCAGATAGTGACTATCTCGCCGAAAAAATCAGTAAATTGCGGGTTTTCAGTGATGATGCCGGCAAAATGAACTTGGCGCTAGCAGATGTCGGCGGGCAAGTCCTATCAATATCGCAATTCACACTGTATGCAGATACACGTCACGGTAATCGCCCCAGCTTTACGGGTGCGGCCAAGCCGGCTTTAGGGGAACAACTTTATGACACCTTTAATGCCAAGCTTCGTGATTTAGGCGTGACGGTCGCAACTGGCGAATTTGGTGGCGATATGCAGGTGAGTCTTACCAATGATGGTCCGGTGACGATTTTATTTGATACGGAGGCGAAGTGA
- a CDS encoding RelA/SpoT family protein gives MAEEVELTQPDVMKLCKAYMNPEHLAFVEKAYKFAAYVHKDQVRKSGEPYIIHPIQVAGILAELKMDPETVASGYLHDVVEDTNITLGDIEEVFGHDVAVIVDGVTKLSKVTYVAHKDELAENHRKMLLAMAKDLRVIMVKLADRLHNMRTLQHLRPDKQRRIANETLEIYAPLADRLGISTIKWELEDLSLRYLNPQQYYRIAHLMNSKRTEREAYIQEAIEEIKKALADLHIKYEIYGRPKHIYSIYKKMRDKHKQFDELYDLLAIRVITETIKDCYAVLGAIHTKWKPMPGRFKDYIAMPKANLYQSIHTTVIGPMGKPLEVQIRTEEMHHVAEYGVAAHWAYKEGQTSKVQYDKAGKKLDIFREILELQDESSDAADFMESVKGDIFTDRVYVFTPKGDVYELPKGSNPLDFGYLIHTEVGNHTVGAKVNGKIVPLNYVLKNGDIVEMLTASGSAPSRDWIKLVYTSRARNKIKRYFKQADKSENAEKGRDMLEHELQEEGYVPKDFMTKENMTGLMQRLNFQTEDELMSSIGYGEYTPKVIANRLTEKFRHAKAEKDRKAKEAAILSKNQKVTTVSSEKHQPQTHSEDGVVIEGVDNLLVHLAKCCMPVPGDAIVGYVTKGRGVTVHRADCPNVQSSREMSGRLIDVRWENEAVQKQLFNTDLEIYGYNRSGLLNDVLQVLNAQTKALNNINGRVDHDKMADIHVKVGVRNLAHLDKLMDAVKNVPDIYEVKRANG, from the coding sequence ATGGCCGAAGAAGTTGAACTTACCCAGCCGGATGTCATGAAGTTGTGTAAAGCTTACATGAACCCTGAACACTTGGCATTCGTTGAAAAGGCCTATAAGTTTGCCGCTTATGTTCATAAAGATCAAGTTCGCAAGTCCGGCGAGCCTTATATTATTCATCCCATTCAGGTAGCGGGGATTCTTGCCGAATTAAAAATGGATCCTGAAACAGTGGCTTCCGGCTACCTGCATGACGTTGTGGAAGATACAAATATCACGCTGGGCGATATTGAAGAAGTGTTTGGCCATGATGTTGCGGTCATTGTTGATGGGGTGACGAAGCTTAGCAAAGTGACTTATGTTGCCCACAAGGATGAGTTGGCTGAAAACCATCGAAAAATGTTGCTGGCGATGGCAAAAGACTTACGTGTCATCATGGTGAAACTGGCAGACCGCTTGCACAATATGCGCACACTTCAACATTTACGCCCGGATAAACAGCGGCGGATTGCCAATGAAACCCTGGAGATTTATGCGCCACTAGCCGACCGCTTAGGGATTAGCACCATCAAATGGGAACTTGAAGACCTATCGCTGCGTTATCTTAACCCGCAACAGTACTATCGAATTGCACACTTAATGAACAGTAAGCGCACCGAACGTGAAGCTTATATCCAAGAAGCAATCGAAGAAATCAAAAAGGCCTTAGCGGATTTGCATATTAAATATGAAATCTATGGCCGCCCAAAGCACATCTATTCCATTTATAAAAAAATGCGCGACAAGCATAAACAGTTTGATGAGCTGTATGATTTGTTGGCAATCCGGGTCATCACCGAAACGATTAAGGATTGCTATGCGGTTTTAGGTGCAATTCATACTAAGTGGAAGCCAATGCCGGGCCGGTTTAAGGATTACATTGCGATGCCTAAAGCCAACTTGTATCAAAGTATTCATACGACCGTTATCGGACCGATGGGCAAGCCCCTAGAAGTCCAGATTCGCACCGAAGAAATGCATCACGTGGCTGAATACGGGGTTGCAGCACACTGGGCTTACAAAGAAGGCCAGACCAGTAAAGTCCAGTACGATAAAGCCGGCAAAAAATTGGATATCTTCCGCGAAATTCTCGAGCTACAGGATGAAAGTAGCGATGCCGCCGACTTCATGGAAAGTGTTAAAGGCGATATTTTCACCGATCGCGTTTACGTCTTTACCCCAAAAGGTGATGTCTACGAGCTTCCAAAAGGCAGTAATCCGCTTGATTTTGGCTATTTAATTCATACGGAAGTCGGCAATCATACTGTTGGCGCCAAAGTGAATGGCAAAATTGTGCCGCTTAATTACGTGTTAAAAAATGGCGACATCGTGGAAATGCTGACGGCTAGCGGTAGTGCGCCTAGCCGCGATTGGATCAAACTGGTGTACACCTCGCGCGCCCGTAACAAGATCAAACGTTATTTTAAGCAAGCCGATAAAAGCGAAAACGCTGAAAAAGGCCGTGATATGCTTGAACATGAGCTACAAGAGGAAGGCTATGTACCAAAAGATTTTATGACCAAGGAAAACATGACCGGACTTATGCAGCGTCTGAACTTTCAAACCGAAGACGAATTAATGAGTTCGATTGGTTACGGGGAATATACGCCCAAAGTCATTGCTAACCGGCTAACCGAAAAGTTCCGTCATGCAAAGGCTGAAAAGGATCGTAAGGCCAAAGAGGCTGCCATTTTATCTAAGAACCAGAAAGTCACAACCGTTTCCAGTGAGAAACATCAGCCACAAACCCATTCCGAAGATGGTGTGGTGATTGAAGGTGTTGACAATCTGCTGGTTCATTTGGCTAAGTGCTGCATGCCTGTGCCTGGGGATGCAATTGTCGGCTATGTGACGAAAGGCCGTGGGGTCACAGTTCATCGCGCGGATTGCCCAAACGTTCAAAGTTCACGGGAAATGTCGGGTCGTTTGATTGACGTCCGCTGGGAAAATGAAGCGGTACAAAAGCAGCTCTTTAATACTGACCTTGAAATTTACGGTTACAATCGCAGTGGGCTGTTAAATGACGTTTTACAGGTTCTTAATGCCCAAACTAAGGCTTTAAACAACATCAATGGCCGGGTTGACCACGATAAAATGGCTGATATCCATGTCAAAGTCGGCGTCCGCAACCTTGCCCATTTGGATAAATTAATGGATGCTGTTAAAAATGTTCCGGATATTTATGAAGTGAAGCGAGCAAATGGGTGA
- a CDS encoding RsmE family RNA methyltransferase produces the protein MQRFFTEHLLHSQQTFTLEPAIAKHAIKVLRYDVGAVFELADPKHRVYQATVQTTDPLTVEIGPEITKNVELPIAVEVVCGVSKGDKTEWIVQKATELGAAKIGFFNAQWGTARWPAERIAKKMDRLATIAQNAAEQSHRNLVPEVTMYAKLSDVGDDAAVKLVAYEESAKKGEHAALVSALVPHPASLCVVFGPEGGISPAELALLQARGFTPAGLGPRILRTETAPLYLLSAVSVLTELA, from the coding sequence GTGCAGCGATTTTTTACCGAACATCTTTTACATAGCCAACAAACCTTCACATTGGAACCGGCGATTGCTAAACATGCGATTAAAGTGTTGCGTTATGATGTCGGCGCTGTTTTTGAATTGGCTGATCCTAAGCACCGGGTTTATCAGGCTACGGTTCAGACAACAGATCCGCTGACGGTTGAGATTGGCCCGGAGATTACCAAAAATGTGGAGTTACCCATCGCGGTTGAGGTTGTTTGCGGCGTCAGCAAAGGCGATAAAACTGAGTGGATTGTCCAAAAGGCGACGGAATTAGGCGCGGCCAAAATCGGCTTTTTCAATGCTCAATGGGGAACTGCTCGGTGGCCGGCTGAGCGGATTGCTAAAAAAATGGATCGGCTTGCAACGATCGCCCAAAATGCGGCTGAGCAAAGTCATCGTAATTTAGTCCCGGAAGTCACGATGTATGCTAAGCTGAGTGATGTAGGGGACGATGCAGCCGTTAAGTTAGTGGCTTATGAAGAAAGTGCCAAGAAAGGCGAACATGCAGCTTTGGTTTCGGCTTTAGTGCCGCATCCTGCTTCATTATGTGTTGTTTTTGGACCAGAAGGCGGCATATCGCCAGCTGAATTAGCCTTATTGCAAGCACGCGGGTTTACGCCAGCCGGTCTTGGCCCGCGGATCTTACGTACCGAAACGGCGCCGCTATATTTGCTTAGTGCCGTTTCGGTTCTCACTGAGCTTGCTTAA
- the prmA gene encoding 50S ribosomal protein L11 methyltransferase produces the protein MNNDWTALTVTTSTEAVEAVSNILMEAGAVGIQIKDAADFKKETIDAHGTWFDPATVPHLATGAQVIGYFEPATSLIEKRDHLASQVKALAQFGLDPGAATVTLADVRQQDWADVWKKYYHPLRVSRFLTIVPKWEHYTPQQPDELVLTLDPGMAFGTGTHPTTQLMLSLLESLVRGGETMIDVGTGSGILAIAAERLGVSQILATDVDEIAVKNAQANIALNPVSHITVKANDLLQGLTVSADLIVANILAEVLVPLIPQVPSRLNPHGHFLLAGIIAEKADLIRQTLQDNGFTIAQRRDAGGWVAFDAVLKA, from the coding sequence ATGAATAACGATTGGACTGCATTGACAGTGACGACTTCCACTGAAGCGGTTGAAGCTGTGAGCAACATTTTGATGGAGGCTGGCGCGGTAGGCATTCAGATTAAGGATGCGGCCGACTTCAAAAAAGAGACGATTGATGCACATGGTACTTGGTTTGATCCGGCGACCGTTCCGCATTTGGCAACTGGTGCACAGGTCATCGGCTATTTTGAACCGGCTACGTCACTAATTGAAAAGCGGGATCATCTTGCGTCACAAGTTAAAGCACTGGCGCAATTCGGATTGGATCCGGGTGCGGCAACAGTAACACTGGCTGACGTGCGCCAACAGGATTGGGCGGACGTTTGGAAAAAGTATTATCATCCGTTGCGTGTTTCGCGCTTCTTAACGATTGTGCCTAAATGGGAGCACTATACACCGCAGCAGCCTGATGAGTTGGTGTTGACACTGGATCCGGGAATGGCGTTTGGAACCGGCACTCACCCGACTACGCAATTAATGTTGTCACTACTGGAATCATTGGTACGCGGCGGCGAAACAATGATTGATGTCGGAACCGGTTCAGGCATCTTGGCTATTGCGGCTGAACGGTTGGGTGTCAGCCAGATCCTAGCAACCGATGTCGATGAGATTGCCGTCAAAAATGCCCAAGCTAACATTGCCTTAAATCCCGTTAGTCACATTACCGTGAAGGCTAACGATTTACTGCAAGGACTAACGGTTTCGGCTGACTTGATTGTCGCTAACATTTTGGCTGAGGTCTTAGTACCATTGATTCCGCAAGTACCGTCACGGCTAAACCCGCATGGCCATTTTTTACTGGCAGGGATTATTGCCGAGAAGGCCGACTTGATTCGGCAAACGTTGCAGGATAATGGCTTTACCATTGCGCAACGGCGGGATGCAGGCGGGTGGGTAGCATTTGATGCGGTATTGAAAGCTTAA